The Gigantopelta aegis isolate Gae_Host chromosome 3, Gae_host_genome, whole genome shotgun sequence genome segment ttaaatgttattttcagaattgaaacaatttattattaaaacagactaaattgttaaaaaaaaaatcctcagACTAAAACTGAAAAACATCAATTATTGAATAAAATCTATCAATATGAAACTGGTAAAATATGTGTTATCTTTAAGTTATAACCCATATCAGGTGTGGACTCAGGCGGGGGACCAAGGGGCACTGATAATTTGtggtgaaacaatatatattacagaatacacaacaATGCAAAGTTATCCTGTccacctgtcaaggaccttaaattctattttttttaaattacaacgggttttgggccccctctattaaaaaatcctggatccgcaccTGCATATGACTGGCCATAAAAAATGGATTCagttttaactaaaaataatttggtaaaGACAGATTAAAATAGTCCATTACAGGTAGCACTATCAAGActtgtatttaaacattaattcataagCAATCTAATATTATGAAAATGTGGCATCAAGGTATTTAATATTATCAGATTAAAATGTGGTACTGATCGATATGTATCAAGTGTTTCATATTGTTATCAGAActaaatggtaaaaataaaacagatctAAAATATCAGAAACAACATACAACTACAGTGACACGGAAATATTGAAACTACTGATTCCATCTAAtgggcctcagtggtgtcgtggttaagccgttgggcataaggctggtaggtacagggttcgcagcctggtaccggctcccacccagagcaatttttaatgactcaataggtaggtgtaagaccactacacccttctTCTCTCGCACCAACTACTAACGACTAactcactgttctggacagacagcccagatagctgaggtgtgtgtccaggacagcgtgcttgaactataattggatataagcacggaaataagttgaaatgaaaatgattccATCTAAGTAAACCTAGAAAACACCTGGTATCAGGAATTACATTTAACTTCTCATTAGTGTGGAGCCGTACTGTAGTAAAGCAGATATGTTTGCATATTTAtaccacattcatttcattttaacttatttttgtgcctatatccaattaaggttcaagcacactgtcctgggcacacacctcaactatctgggctgtctgtccaggacagtgggttagttgttagttgttagtgagaaaggagagggtgtagtggccttacacctacccattgagcccttaagaattcgctctgagtgggagccggtacctggctgcgaaccctgtacctaccagcctctagtccaatggcttaaccactgcaccagcGAGGCTGGTTTTATGCAACACATTATGGGGGGATATGTTCAACATAATATGTACCAGTAGCACAATAGTGGCTTTTGTAAATGGAACAAAAATTACACTAGTGAAATATAAAACCAAAAGAACACAAGTATGCAACAGTTACTTGGGATTCAAAGTGGAATGATAAAAGTGATAGTTTAaggactttttaaaaatactttctgaagtacatgtacctATCGATATGGATTTTCAAGGATCACCCCCTAAATGAGATTCAGAAAACCATCAATGGTTATGTTGTTACCATCtctgtttaaaatataacaaccaTTTGCATTAAAGGAATTGCAAtcattttatatacagtaacaTCTAAAAATAACCAATAAGTTCATACCCCAATGGTCACTGTACTTAACTTAGAATATATTTGGAAATatcttttaaataatatacaaatggtAGTTTTTAAGATTCTATATTTGTTTAAGATGgtttaatgttttgaaattgtgctgatatgaattgattttaatCACAAGTTATGATTTACATTAGTGCTATATTATAGAGGTCATCCTTGGTTATTCATACCGACATTCAGGGAGATTAACACTGTTCCAAATGAATAGTAAAACTtgtgaataaaaaaacaaatacatatgatTAAATTCCAAAGTAGAAGTTGTTTGGAAGTTTTAACCATGAGgttatttaactttattctgaAACCACTGTTTGTATTAACTCATTATGGTGACCATTTAAAATGAAGTCATAAACTGTTATTAGCAGGATTATCGCTTATCACATGACCTGTCTGAATCAATTTGTTTGCTTTGACTAGATTTTCAATTGCATATTCTTCTCATCATTAATTTCAGTGAAGTAAGTTTTGAGTTGTGGTAAATATTAGAACAAAAATGagataatatgtataatatttaacaacTAGTGTTTAACTTGacaaatgtaacaaatataTGTGAAACTAAACACATGTTGTTGTTAGCTGGCGCATATCAGAAGTTAGGAATAAAGATGATATTCTCACTGTTCTTGTTGCGTTGCAGCATAAAAATAATACCAAATTAATAACTTAGACTATCAGCCTTATCCTGTTCAGGATGAATGGGGAATTCTTCTTAGCAAGCTGTGTAGATTTCACCACTGTTACAAGCACAGGAACAGGAAAAACCTGATAACCTACATTATTAACCTCTTATTCTCTATAAACATGCTACCTTCATAGGAAAAAAACCCTATtattattctaaaaaaaaccacccaaatGCACAAAATAGGTTGTAACATTAAAAAAGCATATAATGCCATTATCAAATTACATGTAAAACTCACAAATGGCACTAATCtagttgtaaaaaaacaaacaataaatgttttatgaatgaCATCAGTAAAAATGATGTTGCATAATtaaaccatgacaccactgataTGTATTACAAAAGTAACCAATGACATCACCGATATGTATTACAAAAGTAACCAATGACACCACTGATAAGTATTACAAAAGTAACCAATGACATCACCGATATGTATTACAAGACTAACCAATGACATCGAACTACACATTGCTCTCCGACTGTTCATAATTACTGCCGTAAGTCAGTGTATACTGCTTATCTGTTAGCTCCTTCAATGCCTCCCACGAAGACTTCCGTGGGTACATGCTGCTGGAAGGTGGAGGAGCCGTGTTTGATGTCGCAGAACCTGCCCTTTCTGAGGAATGGTTTGAAGATGGATGTGAGGAATGGGTCTGAGGCACAAAGTCTGTCGCTGGGTAGGCACTACCTGGCCCAGGAAGCACACTGGATGGAACGTACGGTTGAGGATGAGGATGTCCTGAAGCACTGGTACTAGCTGGGTATGGCGTGCTACTAAACACGGAGCCTGTCACAGATTCGGTCTCTGCCGTCTGATGCGCAGGCTCGGCAGAGTCTGTCAAAGAACACAGCATCTCCCACTTAGACTTGGAGGGTTGCGTAGAAGGTTGTGAAGATGGTGGTGCCTGTGAAACACTTGCAGGAGGAGGAAGACCAGTTACTGGGGGACCTCCGGGTGCCATCACTGGAACAGGGCCTGGTCGGTTAGGGTCAAAAGCCACTGGTGGAAGTCCCACAGGGTATTGTGCTACCATGGGAACACCTCCCGGTCCATAGTACTGAGGAACATACATGGGCTGTCCCATATACTGGGGATTCATTTGTGGCATTGTCATGGGCACATGCTGACCTACATATGGAACTGTTCCAGGTGGTGGCATAGCAACATTTTCATAAGCGTTAGGCTCTTCAACACCATCAAATGATCCTTTGGAATTAGCATCACTCAATTCATCAGCAGAACTACCAACATTGGTTACTTTACGTGGCTTCGGTTTAGGTTTAAGCTTTGGTTGGGGCTTATCACCAACTTCAGAACTGGCATCAGTGATCTGTTTCTTTCGTTTAGGTTTATCAGCTTTTGAAGTTGAAGATACTGATGATGACTTCTTAATTTTTTTCGGTATTGCTGAAACATTCTGCTCAATTGGTGATTCGGTATCCAAATCAACTGATTTAGACTTCGGCTTTGGCGTTCTTGGCCGTGACTCCGTTTCAGTGTCCTTTCTTGTTTTCTTGGCAGTCTGAGTGGAAGAAGAACTCATGTGTTTTGGTAGAGGCTTCTTGTTAACGACACGCTTTGGATTCATCACAACAGCGTGACCTTTGCCTGTCTGTGTGGCAGTCTCTCTCAGAGTCTGAGTTGACTGTTCTCTCAACTCATACTCCAGATCTCCCAGTGACTTGAAGCCTCGGTCGTATCTATCCCGCTTGGACATCGGACGACTGTGTATGACATAATCGTCATAAGCATCAATGTCATCTTGTGTGTAGGTGGAGACAGATTCACCAAAGGAATTTCTTCTTTCTCGTCTTCGTCTACGACCATACAAAGATGATCTTGAGGAGTATAAGGACTGCTTTGATTGTGACCTCTCTAAggctaaaataaaatgcagaGAAACAAGATTAAGCActttttatcacaaataaataataaaagcaaTCCTGTCAACACTACtttctaaaaacaaatgacaaatgAAATTCAGATTGCATCAGCTTGATTTAACTTGATCAAGCTCATCTGACCTAATTTGCACTAAACTGTTgatacatttaaactgtaacCTCTAGCTTTGATGTCAAAAGTGACATTCAGACTAAAACTCTTGATTTGAGTCAAATATCCTCAACCTTCATGTCCTTTGACTCATTGTGACCttcttaataaatattattttttacaacaaaccttCATGCAACAAGTATAGCAGATAAAAGATGTTTTAACAATAGAGAATAAAAGCCAACTTACGAGCAAAATTATCCAGATCATCATCATCCCGCAGTCTAGATGCCATGCTATTGGGAGTGCCAGATCTGTCATCATCAATAATAGACCCAGTACTCCGTGAAGCCATTCGGCCAATCCGAGGTGGCCTATGCGACTTCTTCCTACCACTGCTGTTCTTTTGGAATCCCCCAGCAGGTCGCGTCGAAGCTCTCTCAAAAGCTGGTTCATACTCTGCTTTCCTAACAGGTTTCTGATCGTACAGCTCAGCATCTTTTCTCTTGTTCTGTGGACTCTTCCCTCGGTTGGGCCTGAGCGTGTGGCTTGTAGGTTTTAAATTGGCAGCTGCCTGGGGATTATGGATCCTGATTGGAACCATTTCCCCTGGCGATGGTGGCTCATCACTGTCATGCAGTACTCTGATTTCTTCATCACCATCTTCAGAGTTGTACCGCCGCTGTAGATGTTCTATCTCACTCCCAGATGAAGATGGACGAGGTGTTCTTTTGATGCTAGCAAATGCTGACCTCTTGCCACGTGGAGATTTAGGTGCTGAAGGTAAAGGAGGAGCAGGAGGAGTCTTGTTAACGAGGCCTGACGAAGAGGCTCCTGATTCAGAGTATGCCTCGTGGTCATCTGAAGCATTAGACGATATTCTCCTCCGTCTTTCTTCAGCCTCTGCCTCGTTTGCAGCAAACGATGCTCGGAATCTTGGATTACCATGAAGGGCGGCAAGAATAGGAGATTTGGGTATATCAGAGTCTTGCTCGTCATCAGTTCCAGtccttttaattttcttttcgtTGATGGCATTGTCTCTGCGGGCACCTCCACTCTGCCTCAAAGGCTGGTTGTACTTAAAGGTTTCCGATTTCTTCGGACTTGTGGCATAGGAGCCAATAAGTGGAGAGGTCTTTTCCGCCACAGAGTTTTCAGGATAAGAATCATTCATCAATAATCTCTTGTCAGACTTTGGAGTTTCGTCACCATCATAGTTGCCTTGAACACCCCCATTGCTGGTCACCTCATTTGCATACCCATAACTGGTAGTGGACATTTCTGGTTCATCGAGCCTCATTTTATATTCATAAGATGCCTTCTGTCTGTtgtgttcttttttcttcttgtagCAGCAGATGCCAATGATGGCCAACATGACAAGGAAGAATATGACGCCACCAGTGATTCCAACAATAAGACCCACAGCAATAGGGTTTGCATCGGTTAGGGTCGGATCTTGTCCAGCTGAAaggataaaataaattaaataaaagtaacacAAGAGTTTCCATTTGTTACGACATGTATGTACGAAGTACAGACCTCTCTTTGAACATCTTGCACTCAAAGAGGGGaaggtttatttgttttgtttaacgacatcactagagcacattgacttattaatcaatggctattggatgtcaaatatttagtaattcaaAGAGGGGAAGGAGAAAACAATTTTGAACTCGCTTTTCATCATTTtgctttattatttgttgtcACTTATGACGatattatttttagttgttTAACCGTGGCACCTGATGGAAAGTGTCGTGGTTGCCATCCTTACTTGCCATTGTGCCCACAAAATTAGAGATTGTCAATAGCAAGAAAAATGTCAATTTGCCCTACCTGCTTTGTCAATATTCCCTTCCCATACATCCCATGCTGTATATGTATCcttaattgtgaaaaataataaatctttaTGTAAGAATTGGTGGTTTAAGGAACAAGTTGCTAAAGTGCTTTATCTAAATTTAttcataacaaaacacaattacAACCCGTTTTACCTTGGTTCCCCTCCAAGCTGCCTCTGTCTTAACCTATGTTAATTAACTGAACTGAATTCTTGCTgtgcccccaccaccaccaccaccacaaacccccccccccccaaaaaaaaaaaccccattaaaatTAGACTCCTGTATACTTACGGATATAAGCAGTCATGGTCATCTGATAGTTATACCCTCTGGCATCCATATAGTCCCTGTTCAGCTGAAAGGATGCTCGACCATTGGGCGAGACCATCGCTCCTGGCAATGCCGATCCACATATTAGTTTTGTAGCCTGAatcaaataaacacaatacaaatgGTTTAAACAGTAGAGTTGAAACAAAGCTGAGACTTGTTCATGATGTCTAGTCATACCTGTTCAGCAACCAATATGTGGGTGTATTAAAATTAGCCTCTAACACACAGGTGACTATATGTAAATAATGCAGATTTATTTATACAAACTGTCAACTGGCAGTATTCAAACCTACTGCACCGATTCACATGACATTTGACAGCCCACGACCACATATTATCCACTCGGAAAACCAGAAGCCCAGCTAACCATAGGGTGGTGGCAGACACTCGATTCAAAACTAATGTAACAGTTTGTaacaaagtgacaaacttttttttaactgttagtGATTTTAAAGAAGAATTCAAGCAACTTTCTCTCTAAAACAATCTggtaaaaacaaagtaaaaaaaagtttgttttatttaatgacgtcactagagcacattgattttttatcttatcatcggctattggacatcaaacatatggtcattctgacactgcttttttttttatagaggaaagccgctgtcaccacataggctactctgttacaacaggcagcaagggatcttttatttgcccttcccacaggcaggatagcacaaaccatggcctttgttgaaccagttatggatcactggttggtgcaagtggattacacctacccattgagccttgcggagcactcactcagggtttggagttggtatctgaattaaaaatcccatgcctcgactgggatccgaacccagtacctaccagcctgtagtccgatggcctaaccatgtcgccaccgaggccggtaagcaATCTGGTATAAACAAAGAGTCCACTCTATcctttaaaaagtttgttttgtttaacaacaccactagagcacattgattcattaatcattggctattggatgtcaaacatttggtaattctgatgcctagtcttaaagaggaaacccactacatttttccattagtagcaaatgatcttttatattcatcttcccacacaggataacaccttttgatattccagtcatggTGCCCTGATTGGAATGAGAATTCACATTTGACAAAGACCATATATGTCTGTGAAAACACTTCTCTTTGTCACCTATGTTATTTGAGTGCATCTGTTAGTGATatttgagaaagaaagaaatgttttatttaatgacgcatgcactcaacacattttatttacggttatatggcgtcaaacaaatggttaaggaccacacagataatgagagaggaaacctgctgttgccacttcaggggctactctttttgattagcagcaagggatcttttatatgtaccatcacacagacagggtagtacataccacggtctttgatataccagtcgtggtgcactggctggaacaagaaatagcccacatcaagcgagcgctttaccgctgggctacgtcccgctgcTCGTGATATTTGAGAAGACTTCAAGCAACTTATTCTCTAGAAACAAAGAGACCACTTTATACTTTAAAGACTTCAAAAATTAGTTCAGAGTGAAGTTTGTTACTGAAtcaaggctagctctgggtaggcaaaacattttgccaaattgtctattaaacttaaaaagggcttctagattatggtagccctactcccatggctagtgatattcaatatttggctagtaaataactattattgccatgcccgacggctagtgaaaaaaataagtcaaatgttgcagtctattttgtaaatatgaatatcctctccccaccccaaccccccaatgtattttaagctgtatctccctctttaggtgacatatctgattattactattatttagtaaagtagggctagtgaattttataaaaattctagaagccctgtttatgtacacatgaaaacaaacccaaactcaggcatatttacatcaattctatcatctaaactggacgaacaattacagttaacattttcccacacaattgattatggatttttataatcaatcatcacatcggtagatcCACAACAATCAATTTTCATCtgtaatcgatcattggaataTCACTACATTTACTGCACTATTTAAATGACTACATGTGGGAactggggcaggacatagcccagtggtgaagtgctcgcttgtcactggctggaacgagaaatagcccaatgagcccaccga includes the following:
- the LOC121369089 gene encoding serine/arginine repetitive matrix protein 2-like codes for the protein MGLVGLKLLQVLLILLLSSDGKAQNAESSYDMNNPGKCNFAGYMTVKTGQHVTLYADGTTANTMRCNLNFVAENSKAEIEVTFQRLIMDDCNVHLTLILEGSSNPATKLICGSALPGAMVSPNGRASFQLNRDYMDARGYNYQMTMTAYIPGQDPTLTDANPIAVGLIVGITGGVIFFLVMLAIIGICCYKKKKEHNRQKASYEYKMRLDEPEMSTTSYGYANEVTSNGGVQGNYDGDETPKSDKRLLMNDSYPENSVAEKTSPLIGSYATSPKKSETFKYNQPLRQSGGARRDNAINEKKIKRTGTDDEQDSDIPKSPILAALHGNPRFRASFAANEAEAEERRRRISSNASDDHEAYSESGASSSGLVNKTPPAPPLPSAPKSPRGKRSAFASIKRTPRPSSSGSEIEHLQRRYNSEDGDEEIRVLHDSDEPPSPGEMVPIRIHNPQAAANLKPTSHTLRPNRGKSPQNKRKDAELYDQKPVRKAEYEPAFERASTRPAGGFQKNSSGRKKSHRPPRIGRMASRSTGSIIDDDRSGTPNSMASRLRDDDDLDNFAPLERSQSKQSLYSSRSSLYGRRRRRERRNSFGESVSTYTQDDIDAYDDYVIHSRPMSKRDRYDRGFKSLGDLEYELREQSTQTLRETATQTGKGHAVVMNPKRVVNKKPLPKHMSSSSTQTAKKTRKDTETESRPRTPKPKSKSVDLDTESPIEQNVSAIPKKIKKSSSVSSTSKADKPKRKKQITDASSEVGDKPQPKLKPKPKPRKVTNVGSSADELSDANSKGSFDGVEEPNAYENVAMPPPGTVPYVGQHVPMTMPQMNPQYMGQPMYVPQYYGPGGVPMVAQYPVGLPPVAFDPNRPGPVPVMAPGGPPVTGLPPPASVSQAPPSSQPSTQPSKSKWEMLCSLTDSAEPAHQTAETESVTGSVFSSTPYPASTSASGHPHPQPYVPSSVLPGPGSAYPATDFVPQTHSSHPSSNHSSERAGSATSNTAPPPSSSMYPRKSSWEALKELTDKQYTLTYGSNYEQSESNV